From Pseudarthrobacter equi, a single genomic window includes:
- a CDS encoding geranylgeranyl reductase family protein, with translation MDVLIVGAGPAGSTAAYYLAKAGLSVTVLEKTSFPREKVCGDGLTPRAVREIQKLGLPHPEGEGWRRNKGLRLIAGGRTIELPWPEVSDFPQYGLIRTRLGFDEELARHAESAGATILERHSVTEALRDDDGRVTGVRAALLDESGRKTGETREFSADVVLAADGNSTRTAVSLGIQKRDDRPLGVAVRTYFTSPRTDDDWMEGWLELPGRDGKLLPGYGWVFGVGDGTSNVGLGILNSSKDFGKLDYKQVLREWTAGMPSEWGFTPENQVGEIRGAALPMGFNRTPHYSPGLLLLGDSGGMVSPFNGEGISYAMESARFAAEFIIDASSRSASSGATYDADAHLSRYADYVRDQWGSHFTLGRAFATLIGKPAVMKLALRTGMPIPVLMRFVVRLLANLTDPSAKGIEDRMIRVLESLVPATSNASPATNQRYPQQKVRVNP, from the coding sequence GTGGACGTACTGATTGTCGGCGCGGGTCCGGCCGGATCCACCGCCGCGTATTACCTGGCCAAGGCCGGCCTCTCCGTCACGGTTCTGGAGAAGACGTCGTTCCCGCGCGAGAAGGTCTGCGGCGACGGGCTGACCCCGCGGGCGGTCCGCGAAATCCAGAAGCTAGGCCTGCCGCATCCGGAGGGCGAAGGCTGGCGCCGGAACAAGGGACTGCGCCTGATCGCGGGCGGCCGCACCATCGAACTTCCCTGGCCGGAAGTTTCAGACTTCCCGCAGTACGGTCTCATCCGTACGCGGCTGGGCTTCGACGAGGAACTGGCGCGGCATGCCGAGTCCGCCGGCGCCACCATCCTTGAGCGGCACAGCGTCACCGAAGCACTGAGGGACGACGACGGCCGGGTTACCGGTGTCCGCGCAGCGCTCCTGGACGAGTCCGGACGCAAGACGGGCGAGACGCGCGAGTTCAGTGCCGACGTCGTTCTTGCCGCGGACGGAAACTCCACCCGCACAGCGGTCTCGCTCGGCATCCAGAAGCGCGACGACCGTCCGCTGGGCGTGGCCGTCAGGACCTACTTCACCTCGCCCCGCACGGACGATGACTGGATGGAAGGCTGGCTGGAGCTCCCCGGCCGCGACGGAAAGCTGCTGCCTGGCTACGGCTGGGTGTTCGGCGTGGGCGACGGCACCTCCAACGTGGGCCTGGGCATCCTGAACTCTTCCAAGGACTTCGGCAAGCTCGATTACAAGCAGGTCCTGCGCGAATGGACCGCCGGCATGCCCTCCGAATGGGGCTTCACGCCGGAAAACCAGGTGGGCGAAATCCGCGGTGCTGCCCTGCCGATGGGCTTCAACCGCACCCCGCACTACTCACCCGGGCTGCTGCTGCTCGGTGACTCCGGCGGCATGGTGTCCCCGTTCAACGGCGAAGGCATCTCCTACGCCATGGAGTCGGCGCGGTTCGCCGCCGAGTTCATCATCGACGCCTCCTCACGCTCGGCTTCTTCGGGCGCCACGTACGACGCCGATGCGCACCTTTCCCGGTACGCGGACTACGTGCGGGACCAGTGGGGTTCGCACTTCACCCTCGGACGGGCGTTCGCCACGCTGATCGGCAAACCCGCCGTCATGAAGCTCGCCCTGCGGACTGGCATGCCCATCCCGGTGCTGATGCGGTTCGTGGTGCGGCTGCTGGCCAACCTGACCGATCCGTCCGCCAAGGGCATCGAAGACCGGATGATCCGTGTCCTCGAATCCCTGGTGCCGGCCACATCCAATGCCTCTCCGGCGACGAATCAGCGGTATCCGCAACAAAAAGTTAGGGTTAACCCGTGA
- the cysD gene encoding sulfate adenylyltransferase subunit CysD has protein sequence MSTSLTEETTQVTDSAVSTRLSSLDTLESEAIHIIREVVAEFEKPALLFSGGKDSVVMLHLATKAFWPGKVPFPVLHVDTGHNFPEVIDFRDRTVERLGLKLVVGSVQEFIDRGELAERADGTRNPLQTVPLLDAIQQNKFDAVFGGGRRDEDKARAKERILSLRDEFGQWDPRNQRPELWNLYNGRHTVGQHVRAFPISNWTELDIWRYIERENIELPGLYYAHEREVFARDGMWRAVGEVSQPRDGEDIITKTVRYRTVGDMSCTGAVESNAFTVADVVVEVAASTLTERGATRADDRISEAAMEDRKKDGYF, from the coding sequence ATGAGCACTTCACTAACCGAGGAGACCACCCAGGTGACTGACTCCGCCGTCTCAACGCGACTCTCCAGCCTGGACACCCTCGAGTCCGAGGCCATCCACATCATCCGCGAGGTTGTTGCCGAGTTCGAAAAGCCCGCCCTGCTGTTCTCCGGCGGCAAGGACTCCGTGGTGATGCTGCACCTGGCCACCAAGGCCTTCTGGCCGGGCAAGGTCCCGTTCCCCGTGCTGCACGTGGACACCGGCCACAACTTCCCCGAGGTCATCGACTTCCGCGACCGCACCGTGGAGCGCCTGGGACTGAAGCTCGTCGTCGGCTCCGTCCAGGAGTTCATTGACCGTGGCGAGCTTGCCGAGCGCGCCGACGGCACCCGCAACCCGCTGCAGACCGTCCCGCTGCTGGACGCCATCCAGCAGAACAAGTTCGACGCCGTCTTCGGCGGCGGCCGCCGCGACGAGGACAAGGCCCGCGCCAAGGAGCGCATCCTGAGCCTCCGCGACGAGTTCGGCCAGTGGGACCCGCGCAACCAGCGCCCCGAGCTGTGGAACCTGTACAACGGCCGGCACACGGTGGGCCAGCACGTCCGCGCGTTCCCCATCAGCAACTGGACCGAGCTGGACATCTGGCGCTACATCGAGCGCGAGAACATCGAGCTCCCCGGCCTTTACTACGCCCACGAGCGCGAAGTCTTTGCCCGCGACGGCATGTGGCGCGCAGTGGGCGAGGTCTCCCAGCCGCGCGACGGCGAGGACATCATCACCAAGACCGTCCGTTACCGCACCGTGGGCGACATGTCCTGCACCGGCGCCGTCGAGTCCAACGCCTTCACCGTGGCCGACGTCGTGGTTGAAGTTGCCGCCTCCACCCTGACCGAACGTGGCGCCACCCGAGCAGATGACCGCATCTCCGAGGCCGCCATGGAAGACCGCAAGAAGGACGGGTACTTCTAA
- a CDS encoding sirohydrochlorin chelatase yields the protein MNSPIMIACAHGTSSSQGAAEVNALRAAIAGLRPGLDVREAYVDVQEPDLVDVVAGLPEGEPAVVVPLLLSVGYHVKVDIARAVKSRPGSAAAAPLGPDPRLAQLLDQRLREAGTTDNDVIVLAAAGSSNPNAAVSVEELLGQLRELRSNRMVAAYGASAQPSVPDAVAMLREELDGGAGAGESAGAVDVGGRVVIASYLLAPGFFHDQLGKAGADVITEPLLPSRVLAEIALDRYDAAVEKAREAAAHAPAETAAQAPQETPPGPAANAQEGGLFKALRRFVTKYFPR from the coding sequence ATGAACAGCCCCATCATGATCGCCTGTGCCCACGGGACGTCCAGTAGCCAGGGAGCGGCCGAGGTCAACGCCCTGCGCGCCGCCATTGCCGGGCTCCGGCCGGGACTCGATGTCCGCGAAGCCTACGTCGATGTGCAGGAGCCGGATCTGGTGGACGTGGTGGCAGGCCTGCCTGAGGGGGAACCGGCAGTGGTGGTGCCGTTGCTGCTCAGCGTGGGATACCACGTGAAGGTGGACATTGCGCGGGCCGTGAAGAGCCGCCCGGGCAGTGCGGCGGCCGCGCCCCTGGGCCCGGACCCCCGGCTGGCCCAGCTGCTGGACCAAAGGCTTCGCGAGGCAGGCACCACGGATAACGACGTCATTGTCCTGGCGGCCGCAGGTTCCTCCAACCCCAATGCCGCCGTCAGCGTTGAGGAACTCCTCGGCCAGCTGCGGGAGCTGCGGTCCAACCGGATGGTGGCCGCCTACGGTGCCTCCGCCCAGCCGTCCGTGCCCGACGCCGTCGCGATGCTTCGCGAGGAGCTGGACGGGGGTGCCGGCGCGGGGGAGTCCGCGGGAGCGGTCGACGTCGGCGGGCGGGTAGTGATCGCCTCCTACCTCTTGGCGCCGGGCTTCTTCCACGACCAGCTGGGCAAGGCGGGTGCGGACGTCATCACCGAGCCACTGCTCCCGTCCCGCGTGCTCGCCGAGATTGCATTGGACAGGTACGACGCCGCCGTCGAAAAAGCCCGTGAAGCGGCCGCCCATGCGCCGGCCGAAACAGCAGCCCAAGCCCCCCAAGAAACCCCGCCGGGACCGGCTGCAAATGCACAGGAGGGTGGCTTGTTCAAGGCCCTGCGGCGTTTCGTGACGAAATATTTCCCTAGGTGA
- a CDS encoding nitrite/sulfite reductase, protein MTDTALAGASADSAASKRPARPSRPAAKPHGQWKVDGKTPLNANETWKQEDDGLNVRERIETIYAKEGFDAIPGQDLHGRFRWWGLYTQRKPGIDGGKTATLEPHELEDKYFMLRVRIDGGALTTEQLRVIGQISVDFARDSADLTDRQNIQLHWIRVEDIPEIWNRLEGVGLSTTEACGDVPRVILGSPVAGIAKDEIIDPTPLIAELGERFIGNPLLSNLPRKYKTAITGHPSQDVVHEINDFALVGVEHPELGIGYDLWAGGALSTNPMLGKRLGAFVKPEEAADVWLGVTSIFRDYGYRRMRTKARLKFLMADWGPEKFRQILEDEYLGYKLADGPAAPKPTTPGDHIGVHEQKDGKFFIGATPLAGRLSGSGLVKLANTLEARGSYRLRTTPHQKLVVLDVEKDQVEPLVAELDELGLSARPSVFRRGTIACTGIEYCKLAIVETKHTAATAVAELERRLGDLATSGELPQALSLHINGCPNSCARIQTADIGLKGMMLPTPDGDPSPGFQVHLGGGLASNERGEAGLGRTVRGLKVYVDDLPDYVERVVRTFVAQRAEGQTFAEWAHAADEEALQ, encoded by the coding sequence ATGACTGATACAGCTCTAGCCGGAGCGTCCGCGGACTCCGCTGCCTCCAAGCGCCCCGCCCGCCCGTCCCGCCCCGCTGCAAAGCCGCACGGGCAGTGGAAAGTGGACGGCAAGACGCCCCTGAACGCCAACGAAACCTGGAAACAGGAAGACGACGGCCTGAACGTGCGCGAGCGTATCGAGACCATTTACGCCAAAGAGGGCTTCGACGCGATCCCCGGCCAGGACCTGCACGGCCGGTTCCGCTGGTGGGGCCTCTACACCCAGCGCAAGCCCGGGATCGACGGCGGCAAGACCGCAACCCTTGAGCCGCACGAGCTCGAAGACAAGTACTTCATGCTGCGCGTGAGGATCGACGGCGGCGCGCTCACCACCGAGCAGCTGCGCGTCATCGGCCAGATCTCCGTGGACTTTGCCCGCGACTCTGCCGACCTCACCGACCGCCAGAACATCCAGCTGCACTGGATCCGGGTGGAGGACATCCCCGAGATCTGGAACCGCCTTGAAGGTGTTGGCCTGTCCACCACCGAGGCCTGCGGCGACGTGCCCCGCGTCATCCTGGGCTCGCCCGTTGCGGGCATCGCCAAGGACGAGATCATCGACCCCACCCCGCTGATTGCCGAGCTGGGGGAGCGGTTCATCGGCAACCCGCTGCTGTCCAACCTGCCCCGCAAGTACAAGACCGCCATCACCGGCCACCCCAGCCAGGACGTGGTCCACGAGATCAACGACTTCGCACTGGTGGGCGTGGAACACCCTGAACTCGGCATCGGCTACGACCTGTGGGCCGGCGGCGCACTGTCCACCAACCCCATGCTCGGCAAGCGCCTGGGTGCTTTCGTCAAGCCCGAAGAAGCTGCCGATGTGTGGCTCGGCGTCACCAGCATCTTCCGCGACTACGGCTACCGGCGCATGCGCACCAAGGCCCGCCTGAAGTTCCTGATGGCCGACTGGGGCCCGGAGAAGTTCCGCCAGATCCTCGAGGACGAATACCTGGGCTACAAACTGGCCGACGGTCCTGCCGCGCCAAAGCCCACCACCCCCGGCGACCACATCGGCGTGCATGAGCAGAAGGACGGCAAGTTCTTCATCGGCGCCACCCCGCTGGCCGGCCGGCTGTCCGGTTCGGGCCTGGTCAAGCTCGCGAACACCCTGGAGGCCCGCGGCTCCTACCGCCTGCGCACCACCCCGCACCAGAAGCTCGTTGTCCTGGACGTCGAGAAGGACCAGGTGGAGCCGCTGGTGGCTGAACTGGACGAGCTGGGCCTGTCCGCCCGCCCGTCCGTGTTCCGCCGCGGCACCATCGCCTGCACCGGCATCGAGTACTGCAAGCTTGCCATCGTGGAGACCAAGCACACCGCTGCCACCGCCGTGGCCGAGCTGGAACGCCGCCTGGGGGACCTGGCCACGTCCGGTGAACTGCCGCAGGCACTGTCGCTGCACATCAACGGCTGCCCCAACTCCTGCGCCCGCATCCAGACGGCAGACATTGGCCTGAAGGGCATGATGCTTCCCACGCCCGACGGCGATCCCTCCCCGGGATTCCAGGTCCACCTGGGCGGCGGGCTGGCATCCAACGAACGCGGCGAGGCCGGCCTGGGACGTACGGTCCGCGGCCTCAAGGTGTACGTTGACGACCTGCCCGACTACGTGGAACGCGTGGTCCGCACGTTCGTGGCCCAGCGTGCCGAAGGCCAGACCTTCGCCGAGTGGGCCCACGCAGCAGACGAGGAGGCACTGCAGTAA
- a CDS encoding sulfate adenylyltransferase subunit 1: protein MTTISEIPAGSINENLPTTLFRFATAGSVDDGKSTLVGRLLHDSKAILADTLDAVARTSADRGFGGEKGGIDLALLTDGLRAEREQGITIDVAYRYFATDRRSFILADCPGHVQYTKNTVTGASTADAVVVLIDARKGVLEQTRRHLSVLQLLRVAHVIVAVNKIDLVDFSESVFRDIEADVQQVGRELGLGSDGISDLLVVPVSALDGDNVVERSERTPWYTGPALLEVLETLPAADELESHLESFRFPVQLVVRPQGALAPDAVAAGLDVEAYRDYRAYAGQITEGSVKVGDQVSVLTPGQAPRTTTVVGIDFAGKSLEEAAAPQSVAVRLADEFDVARGDTIAAAGTVREATADLYAALCWLSPKPLREGQKVLVKHGTRTVQALVRSVSGKLDLASFKLEGASSLELNDIGHAQLRLAAPLPLENYLHHRRTGAFLVIDPLDGNTLAAGLVKDHPGDHEDERYSI, encoded by the coding sequence ATGACCACGATTTCTGAGATCCCGGCGGGCTCAATCAACGAGAACCTGCCCACCACCTTGTTCCGCTTCGCCACCGCAGGATCGGTCGACGACGGCAAGTCCACTTTGGTGGGACGCCTCCTTCACGATTCCAAGGCCATCCTCGCTGACACACTCGACGCGGTTGCCCGCACGTCCGCGGACCGCGGCTTCGGGGGCGAAAAGGGCGGCATCGACCTCGCCTTGCTGACCGACGGTCTCCGCGCCGAGCGCGAACAGGGCATCACCATTGATGTGGCCTACCGCTACTTCGCCACCGACCGCCGCAGCTTCATCCTGGCGGACTGCCCCGGGCACGTTCAGTACACCAAGAACACGGTGACCGGCGCGTCCACCGCGGATGCCGTCGTCGTCCTCATCGACGCCCGCAAGGGCGTGCTGGAGCAGACCCGCCGGCACCTGTCCGTGCTGCAGCTGCTGCGCGTGGCCCACGTGATCGTGGCCGTCAACAAGATCGACCTGGTGGACTTCAGTGAGTCCGTGTTCCGCGACATCGAAGCCGATGTGCAGCAGGTGGGCCGCGAACTGGGCCTGGGTTCCGATGGAATCAGCGACCTGCTGGTGGTTCCCGTGTCCGCCCTCGACGGCGACAACGTGGTGGAGCGCTCGGAGCGCACCCCCTGGTACACCGGCCCCGCGCTGCTGGAGGTCCTGGAAACCCTGCCCGCCGCCGATGAGCTGGAAAGCCACCTCGAGAGCTTCCGCTTCCCGGTGCAGCTGGTGGTCCGGCCGCAGGGTGCGCTGGCTCCCGACGCTGTGGCAGCCGGCCTGGACGTAGAGGCTTACCGCGACTACCGTGCGTACGCCGGCCAGATCACCGAAGGCTCCGTGAAGGTGGGGGACCAGGTATCCGTGCTGACGCCGGGCCAGGCCCCTCGCACCACCACCGTGGTGGGCATCGACTTCGCCGGAAAGTCCCTGGAGGAAGCCGCCGCCCCGCAGTCCGTGGCTGTCCGCCTGGCTGACGAGTTCGACGTCGCCCGTGGTGACACCATCGCCGCGGCAGGCACCGTCCGTGAAGCCACCGCAGACCTGTACGCAGCGCTGTGCTGGCTGTCGCCGAAGCCACTCCGTGAGGGCCAGAAGGTTTTGGTCAAGCACGGGACCCGCACCGTCCAGGCGCTGGTCCGCAGCGTTTCCGGGAAACTGGACCTGGCCTCTTTCAAGCTTGAGGGCGCCTCCAGCCTGGAACTCAACGACATTGGCCACGCGCAGCTCCGGCTCGCCGCGCCGCTGCCGCTGGAGAACTACCTGCACCACCGCCGCACCGGTGCGTTCCTGGTAATCGACCCGCTGGACGGCAACACGCTGGCAGCCGGCCTGGTCAAGGACCACCCGGGCGACCACGAGGACGAGCGCTACAGCATCTAG
- a CDS encoding trimeric intracellular cation channel family protein has product MTFAFDNAPVWLDLLGVFFFAVSGSLLAARKHIDIVGSLLLASLVGLGGGVIRDIILNSGPPAAFTTPAYLVPPVLATALVYFLFPSVQRFTSMLTLFDAGGLALFCMTGTLKALAVGMNPVASVLLGVTTAVGGGLLRDVTANEVPELFNPKSIYALPAFVGAVMTTVLWLLGVFNVLTAAGVAAVVFTFRVLAWRRSWQAPLAVNGWHRRGKDSNF; this is encoded by the coding sequence ATGACCTTCGCCTTTGACAACGCCCCGGTATGGCTGGATCTGCTCGGTGTCTTCTTCTTTGCCGTGTCGGGCTCGCTGCTGGCCGCGCGGAAGCACATCGACATCGTGGGTTCCCTGCTTTTGGCCTCGCTGGTGGGGCTCGGCGGCGGCGTGATCCGGGACATCATCCTCAACAGCGGCCCGCCGGCGGCGTTCACCACGCCCGCCTATCTGGTGCCGCCGGTGCTGGCCACAGCCCTGGTGTATTTCCTGTTCCCCAGCGTCCAGCGCTTCACCTCCATGCTCACGCTGTTCGACGCCGGCGGCCTGGCCCTGTTCTGCATGACCGGAACGCTCAAGGCACTGGCGGTCGGCATGAACCCCGTGGCGTCAGTCCTCCTAGGGGTCACCACCGCAGTGGGCGGCGGGCTGCTCCGCGACGTCACGGCCAATGAGGTGCCCGAGCTGTTCAACCCGAAATCCATCTACGCGCTGCCGGCCTTCGTGGGGGCAGTGATGACCACCGTGCTGTGGCTCCTGGGCGTCTTCAACGTCCTGACGGCAGCCGGGGTGGCCGCCGTGGTGTTCACCTTCCGGGTGCTGGCGTGGCGCCGCTCCTGGCAGGCACCCCTTGCGGTCAATGGGTGGCACCGGCGGGGCAAAGACAGCAACTTCTAA
- a CDS encoding SRPBCC family protein — MVNVQTRIHIDRPRAEVADFAANPDNAPQWYVNIHSSQRLTGGPLGVGSKVAFNAAFMGRELSYTYEFVEYVPGGKLVMRTAQGPFPMETTYTWADDDGGTVMTLGNTGSPSGFPRLAGLVMAPMIRRQTRKDLQKLKSILERRQ; from the coding sequence ATGGTGAACGTGCAGACCCGGATCCACATCGACAGGCCCCGCGCCGAAGTGGCGGACTTTGCTGCCAACCCGGACAACGCCCCGCAGTGGTACGTGAACATCCACAGCTCGCAGCGGCTCACCGGCGGGCCCTTGGGCGTTGGTTCGAAGGTGGCCTTCAACGCCGCGTTCATGGGCCGGGAGCTCAGCTACACCTACGAGTTCGTGGAGTACGTCCCGGGCGGGAAGCTGGTGATGCGCACCGCGCAGGGCCCGTTCCCCATGGAGACCACCTACACCTGGGCGGACGACGACGGCGGCACGGTCATGACGCTCGGCAACACCGGGAGCCCCTCGGGTTTCCCGCGGCTGGCCGGGCTGGTTATGGCACCAATGATCCGCCGCCAAACCCGGAAGGACCTGCAGAAGCTCAAGTCGATCCTTGAGCGGCGGCAGTAG
- a CDS encoding demethylmenaquinone methyltransferase, whose product MNRASLDKRPDEVATMFDDVAPKYDVVNDVLSMGQTRRWRKIVVDAMEVSKGQRVLDLAAGTGTSSEPYADAGIDVVACDFSLGMLKVGKRRRPDIDFIAGDATNLPFADNTFDATTISFGLRNVNEPKKALAEMLRVTKPGGRLVIAEFSQPVVPLWRTMYTEYLMRALPAIAVKVASNPDAYVYLAESIRAWPDQDHLAAWLQDEGWENVNYRNLTGGIVAVHRAFKPAGAPDSAAAAIAAHKGPVAKLRRNIAR is encoded by the coding sequence GTGAACCGAGCATCCTTGGATAAGCGTCCGGACGAAGTAGCCACGATGTTTGACGACGTCGCACCGAAATACGACGTCGTCAACGATGTCCTGTCCATGGGGCAGACCCGCCGCTGGCGGAAAATCGTGGTTGATGCGATGGAAGTCTCTAAGGGCCAGCGGGTCCTGGATCTCGCCGCGGGAACCGGCACATCCAGCGAGCCATATGCCGATGCAGGCATAGACGTTGTGGCGTGTGACTTCTCCCTCGGGATGCTCAAGGTCGGCAAGCGCCGCCGCCCCGACATCGACTTCATTGCCGGGGACGCCACCAACCTGCCCTTCGCGGACAACACCTTTGACGCCACCACCATTTCCTTCGGCCTGCGCAACGTCAACGAGCCCAAGAAGGCCCTCGCGGAGATGCTCCGGGTCACCAAGCCCGGCGGGCGGCTGGTCATTGCCGAGTTCTCGCAGCCTGTTGTTCCGCTCTGGCGCACCATGTACACCGAATACCTGATGCGTGCCCTGCCAGCCATCGCCGTCAAGGTTGCCTCCAACCCGGACGCCTACGTCTACCTCGCCGAGTCCATTCGCGCGTGGCCGGACCAGGACCACCTGGCCGCGTGGCTGCAGGACGAAGGCTGGGAAAACGTCAACTACCGCAACCTCACCGGCGGCATCGTGGCGGTCCACCGCGCGTTCAAGCCGGCTGGCGCCCCGGACAGCGCAGCCGCCGCGATCGCCGCGCACAAGGGCCCGGTGGCCAAGCTGCGCCGCAACATCGCCCGCTGA
- a CDS encoding phosphoadenylyl-sulfate reductase, protein MSKHALGVDPVAAPAEASAQVEATVASAAPKLRSKEELKALAEAGAAELGWDAPARDVIAWVERNFDLPAVSVACSMADAVLPALVADQMPGVDVLFLETGYHFPETYATRDEVAANLRVNVVDVLPETTVEQQDRLLGKDLFARDAAQCCALRKVAPLQRTLAGYELWFTGVRRDEAPTRTNTPLVSWDDKNGLVKVNPMAAWTFDQLVEYSEDNLLPVNPLLAQGYPSIGCQPCTRKVAPGEDPRAGRWANSDKTECGLHV, encoded by the coding sequence ATGTCCAAGCACGCACTCGGAGTTGACCCCGTGGCTGCGCCGGCCGAGGCTTCGGCCCAGGTCGAGGCCACGGTGGCCAGCGCAGCGCCTAAGCTGCGCTCCAAGGAAGAACTGAAGGCCCTCGCCGAAGCCGGCGCCGCCGAGCTCGGCTGGGACGCCCCCGCCCGCGACGTCATCGCCTGGGTGGAGCGGAACTTCGACCTGCCCGCCGTTTCCGTGGCCTGCTCCATGGCCGACGCCGTCCTGCCGGCGCTGGTCGCGGACCAGATGCCCGGCGTCGACGTCCTGTTCCTGGAGACCGGCTACCACTTCCCGGAAACCTACGCCACGCGTGACGAGGTGGCTGCAAACCTCCGCGTCAACGTGGTGGACGTCCTTCCGGAGACCACCGTGGAGCAGCAGGACCGGCTGCTGGGCAAGGACCTGTTTGCCCGCGACGCCGCCCAGTGCTGTGCCCTCCGCAAGGTGGCGCCGCTGCAGCGCACCCTGGCCGGGTACGAACTCTGGTTCACCGGCGTGCGCCGCGACGAAGCCCCCACCCGCACCAACACGCCGCTGGTCAGCTGGGATGACAAGAACGGCCTGGTCAAGGTCAACCCGATGGCTGCCTGGACCTTCGACCAGCTGGTCGAATACTCCGAAGACAACCTCCTGCCCGTCAACCCGCTCCTCGCCCAGGGATACCCCTCCATCGGCTGCCAGCCCTGCACCCGCAAGGTGGCACCCGGCGAGGATCCCCGCGCCGGCCGCTGGGCGAACTCCGACAAGACAGAATGCGGACTACACGTATGA
- a CDS encoding endonuclease domain-containing protein: MLLHALHCLPDLEALVMVQSAVGAGDVSLDFLHGRCQGRRNGRARSVLDLTIPRADSVLEILANVHFARAGLRVRRHVFIPGVGEVDFLVEECLVVETDGSTHFEPKSIKRDQRRNNQSIIGGYLVLRYYYEDVVHRPDAMVAEVQAVLLVWRRPANRRPGDMFA, from the coding sequence GTGCTCCTGCATGCGCTGCACTGCCTGCCGGATTTGGAGGCGCTGGTGATGGTGCAGTCGGCTGTGGGTGCCGGAGACGTCTCGCTCGATTTCCTGCATGGCCGCTGCCAGGGGCGCCGCAATGGGCGTGCCAGGTCGGTCCTGGACCTGACGATTCCCCGCGCGGATTCCGTGCTGGAAATACTCGCTAATGTCCATTTCGCCCGGGCCGGGTTACGGGTTCGGCGGCATGTCTTCATTCCGGGAGTTGGAGAAGTGGATTTCCTGGTCGAGGAATGCCTGGTGGTGGAGACTGATGGCTCAACCCACTTCGAGCCAAAATCCATCAAGCGGGACCAGCGGCGCAACAACCAGAGCATTATTGGGGGCTACCTGGTGCTGCGCTACTACTATGAGGACGTTGTCCACCGGCCCGACGCCATGGTCGCGGAGGTCCAGGCGGTGCTGCTGGTGTGGCGGAGGCCAGCGAACAGGAGGCCGGGCGACATGTTTGCGTGA
- a CDS encoding polyprenyl synthetase family protein, producing the protein MTNSADHSWTHAGHGLPDSEPSLNTTAIATGLQLPAGFAAIAGDPELGPAITNNLARVEKKLREAIANSDPLADATSRHLVEAGGKRIRPLLTLLCAHLGDASLPAVVQAAVVVELTHLATLYHDDVMDSAPFRRGAPTAHEVWGNSVAVLTGDLIFARASILVSELGGRALGIQARTFERLCLGQLHETVGPRPDEDPVEHYLSVIADKTGSLVAASGQFGAIFSGADEAYEDVLVEYGEKVGVAFQLADDVIDVTGVKVKSGKSPGTDLREGVPTLPVLLLRKAAADGDQSAVDLLTLIDGDLSSDEALAAAVAGLREHPVTAESWVVARRWADEAIAALAPLPEGVVKDSLSNFAVAVVDRAS; encoded by the coding sequence GTGACCAACTCCGCAGACCACAGCTGGACGCATGCCGGGCACGGCCTGCCGGACTCCGAACCCAGTCTTAACACCACCGCCATTGCCACCGGCCTCCAGCTGCCGGCGGGCTTCGCCGCCATCGCCGGGGATCCCGAGCTGGGCCCGGCCATCACCAACAACCTGGCCCGGGTGGAAAAGAAACTGCGCGAAGCCATCGCCAACTCGGATCCGCTGGCTGACGCGACGTCGCGCCACCTGGTGGAAGCCGGCGGCAAGCGCATTCGGCCGCTGCTGACCCTGCTCTGCGCCCACCTCGGGGACGCTTCGCTGCCCGCCGTGGTGCAGGCCGCCGTCGTGGTTGAACTGACGCACCTTGCCACCCTGTACCACGACGACGTCATGGACTCCGCGCCGTTCCGCCGTGGCGCCCCCACGGCCCACGAGGTGTGGGGCAACTCGGTGGCCGTCCTTACCGGCGACCTGATCTTCGCCCGCGCCTCCATCCTGGTGTCGGAGCTCGGCGGCCGTGCGCTGGGCATCCAGGCCCGGACCTTTGAACGGCTGTGCCTGGGCCAGCTGCACGAGACGGTTGGACCGCGGCCGGACGAAGACCCGGTGGAGCACTACCTGTCCGTCATCGCTGACAAGACCGGTTCCCTGGTGGCCGCCTCCGGCCAGTTCGGTGCCATCTTCTCCGGCGCCGACGAGGCCTACGAGGACGTTCTGGTGGAATACGGCGAGAAGGTGGGCGTGGCTTTCCAGCTCGCCGACGACGTCATCGATGTCACCGGCGTCAAGGTGAAGTCCGGCAAGTCCCCGGGAACCGACCTGCGCGAAGGCGTTCCCACCCTGCCGGTGCTGCTCCTGCGTAAGGCTGCTGCTGACGGCGACCAGTCCGCCGTCGACCTCCTGACCCTGATTGACGGGGACCTGTCCTCCGACGAGGCACTGGCCGCAGCGGTAGCGGGCCTGCGCGAGCACCCCGTGACTGCAGAATCGTGGGTTGTTGCCCGCCGGTGGGCCGATGAGGCCATTGCTGCGCTGGCGCCCCTGCCTGAGGGTGTCGTGAAGGATTCGCTGTCCAACTTCGCTGTTGCCGTGGTGGACCGCGCCAGCTGA